Below is a genomic region from Henckelia pumila isolate YLH828 chromosome 3, ASM3356847v2, whole genome shotgun sequence.
CATATATTCTTGGTTTCCACAAAATTTATTAGATATATCATAGAAAGACCAAATCTATGACTTAATTCTTTAGCCATTTTAAATTGACAAATATCAAAACTTTCACATTTAAAGTATCCCTCTAATACTTAGCCaagaattaaatttaaaagtggCAATTTGCATTAGTTAGATGCGACTCATTATGACTATCACACCATACATgacaataataatataaattccTTGTTTGGTAGTTGAAATCTTCAAACCCAAAGCAGAGGCCTTTAATTCCACTTTTGTTGTGTGTTTTCTTCTTTCTGAGTGTTGGAATGACAAAAAGGCCCTTGTACTTCGTTGGGTAGCGACTCGTGAGTGCATATTTATTCCAGCTTGGGGTCCACACGTTGAGCAGCTGTGTGCCATCATTCGTGAAAATTGCTCTTTTAAGTGGGCTCGGAATCTTGGCCAGATTTGAATTGGGTTCGTGGCAAAGTATATGACTTCTAAATCAAACAAATGAAGAGAGATTTTCGATCATTATAATGTGAAATTCACGAAAGTTTTCACAATTCTAATATTAATATTGGGATCTTGTtcgttttataaaaaaaaatacatgaaaGCCCAAATAGAGACGATTATTGCATCACAAGACGTATTTTGACATGCACAAAGGAATACGAAGAATAACATCTCATGCTTGCTCATTTCCGTGTTCCACCCCAAAGTCGGGTTTGAACTGAAACCAGTTTATTTTGTTGTGATGCGATTAAGGCCCATTTGATTTGGGCCGAGGGACAGAATGAAATATACTCTGGGCCGGCCTATAAAAACTAAAACCCAGCCCAATGAACCATGCATGAATGATTTATTCACTCATTTCAAGTTTATTATTACACAGTCAACTAGAAAATCAAGAAATCTGCAAAAAAAACTAATCAATGATTCTTCTCCAACACTTCACACTTGACAATCTTGAATTTCACACACAAAAATGGCATAAATGTTCTCCGAATACACGAGATGTGTACTCTAATGAATCACGAAAAGGGTTGTGTTTTTTTCGAGCTGGCTGAATAGCCTACTCCTGTATACATACAACTGTACAAGTTACTTTAATTAGAAGAGATATGATGATCAAATATTACTTCGCAGTGGACTTTGCTCGATGTTTGAATTTCGTGGCATTCAACTAGACTGCTTTGGATGGGAAACTAGCTCATGATCTTCAAATGTAGTTGATATGTTGTCAGGACATTTGCTGTCAGGATAACTAGGATCCACTAAGCTTTTCGCCGTTTTTTGTTGCTGCTCAAACAACTTCTTGAGCTGCTTCGTTTGTTCTTCGATCCTTATCTGCAAGTTTCTTTGAGTCTACATACCACAGAGATGCAAAGAAATGATCCATAGGTATCTTTATACTATCATAAGTCGAAGAAGCAACTTTGGAACAATGTTGAAATTTTATGTACCTCTAGCTGCTCATAAAGATGCCTTTGGAAGTCTAATTGTTGCTGCAATGCCTCTTTGATTTGCATTCCACTGCCAAAAATAACATTTTAATACAAATTAGAATTCTGGTTTTGATCCAAATGATCGAAAAAATGAAGTCTTACGTTTTGATGTCGACCAGTGTTTCATCACTTGTACTTGTTTTCTTCTCAGATTTTTCTGCATAGTCAGAAAAAAAACAATATCACATCTGTCTCAGAGATTCTTTATTGGGCTAATCTAAAGTTTCCATTCAAAAGAGTATTATTTTCTTGATGAATTGAGAATAACCTGAATAATGTTACATACCTTCAACAGATTCTTGTATGTACTTGGCATTTCGATATTTCTAGAAGAAGTAGATATAAATATGGCAAAAAAAAACACTGATTCAgaaatttcatataaataacAACCATTTCGAAGAAATTGACTTGGTTCATTGTGTACCTGCAAATGGCTTTTGACATGAAAGATTGTAAGTCCTTCAGTATCCATCAGATTTAGTATGGCCTTCGGTGTTGCCTCTATGTTATATGGATAGAATCGAATTAACCACTCTGTGTCATGATCCTTGGTTAAGAAAAAGAAGGATAACATTAAAGATTACTTACTTTCAGGGCCACCAAGCTGATTTACACACTTAACGAATCGGTCGTGAAGATCTGGAGACCACCTAATTCGCTTCTTGCTACATGAAACTGCTCCAGAAGATGCAGAGCTAGTACTCAATCCGAACTCGTTTACATGTGCTGAATGGGATGCATATAAATTTTGTGGTTCCTGTTTCAAATATTTAGTTCAACACGAACATGTCGACCATGAAGGGTCATTGTGTAAATGAAAGAAAAGGTGAATTCTTGAAGGACTTACACAAAGATCCCGGTTTGCATCGAATGGAGCAGAAGGGATTCCCCTACATGAATCATCAAGATCACCTAGCAGCCTGTTTTTGAGGTGTAGAATCTGTTCTCTCTCGGTAAGGTCGCTGAATTGATTTTCGTGCAATCCTTCCAGCCTGGTATATACTCCGTTTGAAGCTTGAGTTCTTGGAACTGATAATAGGCCGTTATCGGATTGAAAATCGGGTACTGTTCTATACGTATTCTTGAATTGTTGGGAGCAAGGAATGGAGTTATTTTCTTGGAAGCCAAATCGAGGCAATCCCATGAGGAATTCTGTTGCATAAAAAGCAGAAGCCTCTGTTCCAATCCTGCTGATCATGGTATTGGATGAATTTTCAGGCCCGAAATTCCTCTGCTGTGAGCTGTTTTCTGCTGCTAACAACCGAGCATCGAGTTCCATTGGCGCAGATTGATGCCAAACACCAGAGTTTTGTGGAACATAACATTGAAATGGTGTCGAAAAATCGCTAGAAAAACCATAGTAGTTCTGCTGCATTCCCTTCATTTATAGGATCACAAAAATCTTCTGGACAGAGGAAAAATGTATCGAAATCTTTGCTTCCTATTGGTTCGTTTCTCCGAAAACACGGGCCTCTATCGAACACGCGACAACAAGAATGAACCGATGTGGATCGGTCGAGAGGAAAAGTAGCAAACTTGATCAGATTCAGGTATCTGTCATGAAGGCCTTTTTATATGCTGCCAAATCTTGAAATGTAAGTGTGAATATTTCAACTATAGAGTGCAATATTTTAATGGCTCTTTCAAGTGGATAGGTATGAACTACGAAAGCCTTGACAAAACCGAAGCCAGATTAAAATAACAACATTGTTATACAACTCAGCCCATATATATACAGAAACTCTTGGTTAGTATGATTTTCAAAGATTATAATAATGGTGAGTTAGGAGATAATTAGAGAATAGTGTTCTTGGAATATATTCTTTATTATATATtcttattaaataattaaaactaaaattCCATCAACAGCTGATCCTGCTTGCCATTTGACGTAGTGGGAATTTGCACGAACTTCCCAGAAAAAAGTTCTAATAGAATTATAACTATCTGAAAGCCAAGAAAATTCTAATTCCGAGATTCCTAGACGTGGACGAAAAAAGAcaaggaaaaaaagaaaaaagcacTCGAAGGAAATTAATACACAAAGCAAATATtctgtagttgtttatactaaTGATATTACTTTAATTACGAGATAGTTTTATAATTCCAAAAGTAAGGTGTGATAATATCTGATATTCTTGTTATACAAATAGTAGTCTCACTTTAATGAAaatgttttatatttaattgaaaCGAAATACTCGAGTTTGAGATATAATTAAAGGAAAAACTTGACCACCTACTAgactaataaattatatatagttttttttttgtatttttggtTATTATCAAAGCTCGTGCTTCATTAATTTACGCAGCCTCTTCGAGCATCTATAGAACTTACTTATCctcaaaataaaatgaaataattaatttgaagaCAGTCCAAAACTGATTCTCGTTAGCATCCATTCCAATGAAACAAACAAATGAAAGCCAATGAACAAGAGACAACTCGAATCATTGTGTGCATATATGAATATAAAATGGGGAcagctaattagattaattgttAGCCTGATTACAACTTTAATTTATATTGGGACCTCCGACAAACGAACCCCAACAGCCAGCTTCAAACAATATTAGTTCTAATTGGTACTTAATTAATAAGCTATACTATAATGTATGTCGAAAAAAGTGTAAATTAAACGCTTCCGTTACTATTTTATCAAATGTTAAAAGTTAAGATCAATGACAATGAtgcaaatttaatattttgaaaaaaataacagTTCATATGTCACGTATCGATCGCTATTCTATTACTACATGTAATTGATCATTCAAGTATCACGTGTTAATCGTTATCacagtattttttttatatgtagAAAAAAAGATGGTGTTTTAAATTTAGtaaatttagaaaaaaagaTGGTGGATGACATAAGTTGAACCAGAAATAATGACATGATGTAGGTACATAGTATTAATTAAAATGCTGGTTAATCAGGAGTACTTTTGCTTGCAAAACTAAAATTTGTGCATTGTTATAAACTAATGATTGACCAGCTAGACGCCACGACTCGATGTTGCTTTCTCAAAAGAAACCgattaaaaaaacacaaaagaTATCATGATGCATATTATGTAGAGTTGACATCTTCATCTAAGACGTGAAAATTCAAGATTTGAGGCATGTATGAaacttcaaattaaatatattcttTATAAAATTCAATATCTTATCAATTAAATCGTTATCCAAATTTTATATACAAATCGGCTGAcccataaataattaataagttGGAAAGGATCAAATGCAAAGCATGTATCCTAACATGCCAGCAAATGGATCTTGGGAAATTCAGGAAACAGATTGTGATTCAACAATTAGAAAAGACATATTTTTTTCTTGTTCGGTCACATAGCAAACTACTTCTTGCCCCTTAAATCCCTCAAAGGacacatttttttaaaagaaaaaaatggcTCTTATTATACTTATGCCATGCATGTATAGGTTAAATTCTTTAATGAATAATACTAATATTCTACACATTGCTTGTACATGCGTATAGGAATTGGTTTTTCGTGTATCATATTTTAATCTAAGTAACCTCGTCTAAAAAATCTAGAACTTATACTGCTGAGATTAATAAATTTTGaagatgtaattttttttataattaattaagacAATTACTAAAATAGTATAGTCTTTGTTTACTAATTAGCTAATAAAAATTTGTGCATATATATCTAAGAATAAACTCAAACTTTTTGTTAATAGGCTTAACAAGTGGATCGGTCGGATTCATATTTAAACGTGTAATTTTATAAATCTTTACCtagtataaatttttacctaccATAAAAGTATGAATGCATGTGCAAAGTTTTTGCATTATGTAGATACATGTTTACCCTTTTGCAGGGCTGTTTCCAGAATATTATAGGCCCTAGGCAAATATTCAAGGGAGAgagttatataatttttttaattaaatatcaatacaatCACTTcttctaaaaatcaaaatttcaaatttttgtaacTAAAAATAACAACATAAACAATTGAAtcgaaatatataaaaaataaaactaaaactaaaaaaaaactcGATGAATCCTCAAATCTCATTAGTCAGATATGAATTAATGCATAATACAAATAGAATAAGAATCTCCAATTAAGAAagcataaataatatatttttgtcacaacaaatctgacaaaaaatacaaattataatttaaatagtaACTTAAACaagaaataattataatctAATTAAGTAAAAATCATTCTCATTGTCGAATAAACAAATTACAAGATTCTAGTATATCGAgaccaaaaattaaatcaattaaaaaaaaatcaaccgcAGTACAAAAATAGACAAAAATAAAtctcattcaataaataaacGAAAGATGATTGGTCCAATTTGAATAACCTAACTCATTTGAGTGGATCAATTTAAcgaaaaaaatagatttttgtttaaatagaaatagatatttttttcttcaaaaaagaGATATTTTTTACTAAATAAATGATAGAAAAAAGTACAAAAAAATTGACcatgattttgaattttaaacaaaataaatagattcacataatattttaatatatataaaaaataatattttaaaaaaaaattaagaaaaattgaGGCCCCCGCCAAGGGGAGGCCCTAGGCGGCTAGGCCACCTCCCCTTGGAGCCGGCACTGCCTTTTTGTTCCATATGAATGAGATGTTAATGAGGATTATATaagtaaaattacaaaaaatatagagacaaaaataaaaaaaaaatacacaagaCAAATATTGATTGGATGTAATAATTTTTCACATTTAACTTTTATATTAATAGATGTTATTTAATTCTATAACTTTCATTTTTTACTATTGATTGTGTCAAATtatctaaaaaattataataaaaaataagttttttggtccagtaactttacctcctttgggttttggtccattaacttttttgatttgggttttggtacactaacattgtatttttagtgttttttggtccaactacaTACACgtcagcttctgattggtccacttcatcattttggaccaatcagaagtagacacgtatgcagttggaccaaaaaacaatgaaaatgcaaagttagtgtaccaaaacccacattgaaaaagttaatggaccaaaaccaaaatatagataagttaatggaccaaaaaacttatttttccaaattataatacataaattttatatgttattatatgattttttttttcatttcatccaTGTATTTGCAAGATTctaatataaatttttgtaaTACTATTTTATTATTGAATATATGATTCAAAATTATAGTAAAACTTATATAGTATTttcattataattatttattaatgttgcaaatttttccaaaatattttaagttactagAAAATTATTCAATATTATGATTGTgtttaataattatatacttatattattttgttcGTGATTATGATATTAGTTTGGTTGTTTAAAAAATAgttacattattttaaaaaaaacattgttcATGTCAATATATTATAGTGTAGCTTATAAaccaataattattatatattttttacgaAAGATACACtctaatattaaaaaaaattattatcacGAGGacaattcaaaaaatatattaatactataatcatttatttatgttgcaaaactttttataaaaattatatagtattttcaacaattttcaaaatattttaattaactagacaattaataaaaatttctatatttattttgttggagatcaaactctaaagtttcggtgataacaaagtcaaaacaaaaccaagtaaataaACTAATCGGACTCGTCAAAGATTAAAGATTTCAATATACGAAGGTTACCAGATCAAAGTTCCGTAATGAGATCAAGATACGGATCAAACTCCACAAGACATATATCTTATTGCACCAGATCGATTGAAACAAGGTCCGATAGTCATCAACCAGATCGAAGCCTCACTCTGAAGTATCTGTTGCTAAGATCGTTGGAGAAAacgacaaaatcatttaataaaattttgaacgttgatcggcctacgttttaaagtcaagatttgtgagctatTTATTGAGATATGCTGGCGGCCCAATATCAGAAATTGTTGGCGGCTCACTAGCTACTTTTGAAGACTATAAATATTCTAGCATTTCGAAGATTCAAGACACGAGACCAAGAGTGAAAAATTACaagcaatcaaaatcaaagtcaAAAAGCCTTCACTCAACACACTAACTCAGATACCCACTtcatcagatcaaagtctcgatACTCTGAGTTAGAACACACTACAGATCGATCAAGCTCAAAGAAACTCTTcaaatcgatccagatcaaaggtACAAATCCTCAGATCAAACTACCGAAGCATACTTTGTTGGTTCACTTTGTAAACTCTAAGTAGAAAAGTTGTTCTGCTTCGAGTAagagtattgctaggagttcctttCAAAGGATTGATTgaattggatttgtacaaagagattgtataagtcaaagtcttctagtggaatccttctggaaacagaagaaTGGGTGACGTAGcagaattcatctccgaacatccagaaacaaatcTATCTCTTTACTGCACTTATTTCATTTCATCTGCATTAGTATTATTAATCATTCAATCTGTGAGGAAGATTACTTCCGCCTGACTTGCTCAGATCTTTCAAgcagatcaaaagttttaagcaacaAAACTTCCGTTTGATTCTTACAAATCAGATTGAAGAACCCGCaaatttttaattgtgtattcacccccctctacccatatttcgatcctaacaagtggtatcagagcggttcTTGCTTATCACCTGAATCGTCTCTTAAACTATGACCTCTTTAGCTATGACATCGTTTAGTAAAATCCCTATGTTctcaaaagaagattatgatgactggaaaattcgtatgcaggcacatctatcagcactggatgatgatatgtggttcgTTGTAACAGATGGACCAATGAAGATTATGAAAGTCAACATTGCTGTTGCTATTACTGAAGGTGCTCCTCAGATGATAGAAAAGCCTCGATCTGAATGGACTTCTGAAGATAAAAGGaaagccaatcttgacaatgtagCCAGAGACATTCTATACAAAACTCtggacaaaaacatgtttaACAAGATCAAAAGCTGCACTACTGCCAAAGAAATATGGGAAAAACTCACTCAActatgtgaaggaaatgaccaaacaaaggaaaacaaactcatggtggccattcaaaagtttgacaatATCAAGATGAAACCAAGAGAAACTATGAATGAATTTGACGAAAGATTCAGTAGTATCATTATCGAGCTGAATGCACTTGGAAAGAGTTACAACAATCGTGAAGTAGAACTCAAAGTCATGAGAGCTCTACCACGAGAATGGGATGTAAATACAGTCGCTATGAGGGAATCCAAAGATCTTAATAAGATCGAACTACATGATCTATTTGCAGATCTTAAATCTTATGAATTCGAGTTGGGAGTTCGAACTGAGGAAGACACATCAACATCACAAGTTACCAAAGCTCTCACTACAGCAGATGAAACTCCTGTAACCAAGACTGCAGAACAAATCAGTAgcgatgcaatgtcactatttgtcaAAAATTTTGGAAGATTCATGAGGAAGAATCATAATAACTTCCAAAAAGCAAACATATCAAGCTTCAAATCAAAAGAACCATCTGAAGAAAATCGAGCTTGTTACAACTGTGGAAAAGAAGGACACTTTATAGCCGATTGCACCAAACCTAAGAAGGATGAAAA
It encodes:
- the LOC140892862 gene encoding uncharacterized protein isoform X2, which codes for MKGMQQNYYGFSSDFSTPFQCYVPQNSGVWHQSAPMELDARLLAAENSSQQRNFGPENSSNTMISRIGTEASAFYATEFLMGLPRFGFQENNSIPCSQQFKNTYRTVPDFQSDNGLLSVPRTQASNGVYTRLEGLHENQFSDLTEREQILHLKNRLLGDLDDSCRGIPSAPFDANRDLCEPQNLYASHSAHVNEFGLSTSSASSGAVSCSKKRIRWSPDLHDRFVKCVNQLGGPEKATPKAILNLMDTEGLTIFHVKSHLQKYRNAKYIQESVEEKSEKKTSTSDETLVDIKTGMQIKEALQQQLDFQRHLYEQLEIRIEEQTKQLKKLFEQQQKTAKSLVDPSYPDSKCPDNISTTFEDHELVSHPKQSS
- the LOC140892862 gene encoding protein PHOSPHATE STARVATION RESPONSE 1-like isoform X1 encodes the protein MKGMQQNYYGFSSDFSTPFQCYVPQNSGVWHQSAPMELDARLLAAENSSQQRNFGPENSSNTMISRIGTEASAFYATEFLMGLPRFGFQENNSIPCSQQFKNTYRTVPDFQSDNGLLSVPRTQASNGVYTRLEGLHENQFSDLTEREQILHLKNRLLGDLDDSCRGIPSAPFDANRDLCEPQNLYASHSAHVNEFGLSTSSASSGAVSCSKKRIRWSPDLHDRFVKCVNQLGGPEKATPKAILNLMDTEGLTIFHVKSHLQKYRNAKYIQESVEEKSEKKTSTSDETLVDIKTGMQIKEALQQQLDFQRHLYEQLETQRNLQIRIEEQTKQLKKLFEQQQKTAKSLVDPSYPDSKCPDNISTTFEDHELVSHPKQSS